Within the Naumovozyma castellii chromosome 1, complete genome genome, the region GGTTGCCCAAGGTGCTAAACCTGGTGAAGGTGGTGAATTACCAGCACACAAGGTTTCCAAGGATATTGCTAAGACTAGACACTCCACTCCAAATGTTGGTTTGATTTCTCCTCCGCCTCATCATGATATTTATTCtattgaagatttgaagCAATTGATTTACGATTTGAAATGTGCTAACCCAAGAGCCGGTATCTCAGTTAAATTAGTGTCTGAAGTTGGTGTTGGTATTGTCGCTTCTGGTGTCGCCAAGGCCAAGGCTGATCTTATCTTAGTGTCAGGTCACGATGGTGGTACTGGTGCTGCTCGTTGGACTTCTGTTAGATATGCTGGTTTACCATGGGAGTTAGGTTTAGCTGAAACTCATCAAACTTTGGTTCTAAATGATTTAAGACGTaatgttgttgttcaaACTGATGGTCAATTAAGAACCGGTTTCGATCTTGCTGTCGCCATTTTATTAGGTGCTGAATCTTTCACTTTAGCTACCATCCCATTGATTGTTATGGGTTGTGTTATGTTAAGAAGATGTCACTTGAATGTTTGTGCTACTGGTATTGCTACTCAAGATCCATATTTGAGAAAGAAGTTCCAAGGTCAACCAGAACAtgttattaatttcttctactatttaattaatgacTTAAGAATGATTATGGCCAAGTTAGGTTTCCGTACTGTGGATGAAATGGTTGGTCATTCTGAAAAATTGAGAAAGAGAGCTGATGCTAACGCTAAGGCCTTCAACATTGATCTATCACCAATTTTAACACCAGCTCATGAAATTCGTCCAGGTGTTCCAACTATCTTTTCTAAGAAACAAGATATGAAATTACATTCTCGTCtagataataaattaattgatgaagctGAAGTTACTTTAGATCATGGTTTACCTGTAAAGATTGATGCTCAAATTATTAACACAGATCGTGCCCTAGGTGCCACCTTATCTTACAGAGTTTCTAAGAAGTTTGGTGAAGAAGGTTTACCAAAGGATACCATCGTGGTTAACATTACTGGTTCTGCTGGTCAATCCTTCGGTGCGTTCTTGGCTCCTGGTATTACATTCATCCTTGATGGTGATGCTAACGATTATGTTGGTAAGGGTTTATCCGGTGGTATCATTGTTGTTAAGCCTCCAAAGCATGCTAAGTTTAAGAGtgatgaaaatgttatTGTTGGTAACACTTGTTTATATGGTGCTACATCAGGTACTATGTTTGTTGCTGGTGGTGTTGGTGAAAGATTTGGTGTTCGTAACTCAGGTGCTACCGTTGTCGTTGAAAGAGTTAAGGGTAACAATGCCTTTGAATATATGACTGGTGGTCGTGCTATTGTTTTATCTCAATTAGAATCCTTGAACGCCTTTTCTGGTGCTACTGGTGGTATTGCTTACTGTTTGACCTCCGACTATGAAGATTTTGTTGGTAAGATTAATAGTGAAACTGTCAGTTTGGAAACTTTACAAGATGCTGTGGAAATTGCCTTCGTTAAGAGTTTAATTCAAGATCATTACAATTACACTAAATCTGTTCTTGCTGAAAAGATcttgaacaatttcaaccattatttgaagaaatttgttAAGGTTATTCCAAATGATTATAAAAAGGTTCTTGAAAAGGAAGCTACTGAGAAGAGCCATGCTAAGAAGCAAGCAGCtgaagattatttgaagaaatttaaagCCCTAACCACTGGTCCAGACGCTTCCATTGATGCTACCAACGGtgaaattaatgatttaatGAAGTTGAACAATAAGAATAAGACTATTACTTCTCATAAATCTACACTTGCTGAACCAGCCTTAGTTGATTTAGAAGATGCTGTGCCTGATCCAAAACAATTAGAGAAGGCTACTGAAAAGATTGAGAAATTACGTGGGTTCATGAAATACCAACGTCGTAACCAACCATATAGACCAGCCTCTACTAGAGTACAAGATTGGAAGGAATTTGTGAAACCATTATCCAAGAGAGATGCTAAATACCAGACTGCCAGATGTATGGATTGTGGTACTCCATTCTGTTCCTCTGACACAGGTTGTCCATTATCTAACGTTATCCCCAAGTTTAACGAATTGGTGTTCAAGAATCAATGGAAGTTGGCTCTCgataaattattggaaacCAACAATTATCCTGAATTTACCGGTAGAGTTTGTCCTGCACCATGTGAAGGTGCTTGTACTCTAGGTATTAGTGAAAACCCAGTTGGTATTAAATCCATTGAAAGGATCATTATTGACAATGCATTCAAAGAAGGATGGATTGTCCCATGTCCACCCAAAACACGTACCGATAAAACTATTGCTATCATTGGTTCTGGCCCTGCAGGTATGGCATGCGCtgatcaattgaataagGCTGGTCATAACGTTACCGTTTTTGAAAGAGCTGATCGTTGTGGTGGGTTATTAATGTATGgtattccaaatatgaaattggaGAAGAGTATTGTTCAACGTCGTTTCGATATCTTGGAAGCTGAAGGTATTAAATTTGTTTGTAACATAGAAATTGGTAAAGATATTACTGTAGAAcaattacaagaacaattcGATGCTGTTGTATTTGCCATTGGTTCTACCATTCCAAGAGATATTAACATTAAGGGCCgtgaattgaagaatattgatTTTGCCATGGAATTGTTAGAAAGTAACACTAAGGCTTTATTGAATTCTGACTTGGAGACTGTACGTAAGGAAATTGAAGGTAAGAATGTTATTGtcattggtggtggtgaCACTGGTAATGATTGTCTTGGTACTTCAGTGAGACATGGTGCTAAATCTGTcattaattttgaattattgcCTCAACCACCTAATGAACGTGCTAGGGATAATCCATGGCCACAATGGCCTCGTGTAATGAGGGTTGATTATGGTCATTCTGAAGTCAAAGAACATTATGGTAATGATCCACGTGAATTCTGTATCTATGCCAAGGAATTTATTGGTAATGAAGCAGGTGAAGTTTGTGCCATTAAGACAGTTCGTGTAGAATGGAAGAAATCTGGTAGTGGTGTTTGGCAAATGGTTGAATTACCAAATAGTGAAGAAACTTTTGAATGTGATCTTGTATTGTTGTCTATGGGGTTCATTGGACCTGAATTGATTAAACatgaaaagattatcaAGACCAGTAAAGGTACTATTCAaactgatgatgattcatCCTATCATGTGGgtgataatattttcaccGCTGGTGATTGTAGAAGAGGTCAATCCTTAATTGTTTGGGCTATTCAAGAAGGTAGAAAATGTGCTCATTCCATTGATGTTCATTTAATGGGTACTACTAAATTACCAAGTAATGGTGGTATTGTTAAGCGtgatttcaatttattggaagaactAGCTGCTGAAGCTTATGCTTAACTCAATTAATGTAAAGTATATAATTTAacgaaagaaaaatattattattattattaatgtgATTATGattattgtattatatGAAggataaataaaatttataTTAGCGCGTAAGAATGATATTAGTTTGAGTGAATGTAGTTAAAACCATGAAAGGAGAAGTATTATGAgaatatattcaagaagGATGACCAAGGTcccttttcctttttccCAGATTTAgtctttgattttgatttcttgtCCTGTTTATTACCACTTGATTTAGGAGATATAATATTACCAGCTCCACCTCTTCCAATGACAATGGGTGGAGAAACTTTTTCTAAAGTCTTAACtctcttcaatttattaCTATCTGCCTTATTCACCGTTGCCTTGGGAATTAATTTGGGGATTATAGTCACGTCATGATCATTAGCGTTGCCACTCAATGCACTCAAACGAGATTTCATATTAGACAAGACAGCttgaatttcattttcctgATGCAATTCATCCAAGATATGTTCATTATCGATAAAATCCTCCTCGTCGTCTCCCTCTTTAAAGGTTGCCTCAGAGACCGCTCTCGAGTCATTCGacttgataataatgatatcTGACTCCGCATCCGTATCATCCACATCCTGTGCTCTTCTAGTCAATTTCGGGTCTATATTCCTCTTCAAATTCCCTGCACCACCACGCCCGGTACTATACACGGGTTGAATGATGCTTGGTGTCTGTGAACCCTGCTTGATCAATTTTGGTTTTGGTTTAGAATGTGAAGTTATTATGTTTCCTGCACCTCCTCTTCCGAAAGTGACTTTGTAATGGTTATTGGTGTCATGTTGGTGCTGATGGGCATGTGAATGTGAGGTAGTgttattcattattggtGGCCGTATGATTGTGGTTGCGGACATGTGGTTGTGCTGTTCTTGTTGGTTAAGAGAGAtgtgttgaaaaatttgagaGTTTGCAAGTTATGTGTTGGGgcttttctttttttcttggcGGCAGGAAAATCAGTGTCTCGAGGAAGAGTGAGAGTATATGtaagtatatatatacaagGCAAACAGATATATGTGTATACGAATGGCGTGCTTAACAGTTGTGAACACGGGGTGCAGTGTGCTAATTGAATGCTAATTGTAGTGTAGTGTAGTGTGCTTCAGTCACGGTGAATTTGTCAGTCAGTCATTGGTGTCAAGGAACTGTGAAGAGGGTGAATGACTGAGTGacttgtttcttcaaagaacGGCgatttttattttcctctccgaaaatgaaaaatgaaaaaacgaaaaacaaaaaaacGACGTTCACTGGTTTCGAATGGCCgcctttttcaatttacGTTACCCGCCAAAAGAGGGCTGAACACCACAACCCTATGTTGAACCCTAGGGATCGCTCATCCCAcccaaaattatttttttcatttttcgaATCCCGGCCGGTTAACCCCACCCGTAAACTCCGAACATATTTCAAGCCGAGATAATAAACTCCCCCCACCCCCTTGAATATCAATACATTAATAGGTCAATCTCATCCCACGTCTCATCCTATCACAAATGTAAATATCTGTCTGCTTATCACATATAAGAATGATCAAACTCAATCTCAACCGTAGCATCAATAATCATCTTACTCAATACCaaacacaacaacaatgtTGCTAACTACCCCGATGAGACGTCAACTGACAAATTTAGTCACGAAACCGTCGTTGAAAAGATTAGCAGGCTCTTCCATTACCGCAAGACGTCTTTACGCAAAACCTACACCAACCTCTCCTCCTCCTccaaaggatgaaaatggGACTCCATGGTTGGGTTACTTCTTCACAACTACCATCGCCGCCTCCCTAGGTTACATCATGGCAACCACTttaacttttgaaaaagataaGACAATCTCATCTCTTATCCCCAATCCATCCCTGGCAAACgccattgaaaatgaagcTCGTTCCACGGCTCCATTGGACTCCTTACAACCACCAAACTATATTCAAGACGAGGAAAAGATTCAAGCAGTACTGAAACAATTACAAAGTGTATTGGGTAACAATCCAGAAAATTACTCCATGCATGAAGGTGAATTAAACTCCCATTCAGACACAGAGTTCAATACACATCATCCTAACGACGATCAAAGACCACGTATTATCCTATTCCCTCACAACACTGAGGAAATCTcccaattattgaaaatatgtAACGAAAATGACGTTCCAGTGGTGCCCTTCTCAGGGGGGACCTCTTTGGAAGGTCATTTTATTCCAACTAGAAGAAATTGTACTGTAACCATTGATATCTCCAAATATATGAaccaaattattaaattgaataagaaAGATTTGGACGTCGTCGTGCAAGGTGGGGTTGAATGGGAAGAATTGAACGAGTTCTTGAAGGATGAAGGTCTCATGTTTGGTTGTGATCCTGGTCCAGGTGCTCAAATTGCTGGGTGTGTCGCTGATTCATGTTCAGGGACAAACGCATACAGATACGGGACCATGAAGGAACAAGTTGTTAATTTGACCGTTGTATTACCTGACGGAACAATTGTTAAGACAAAGGGTAGACCAAGAAAATCAAGCGCTGGTTATAATTTGAACGGGTTATTTACTGGTAGTGAAGGTACTTTAGGGATCATGACTGAAGTCACTGTGAAGTGTCATGTCATTCCTAAATTTGAAACTGTCGCCGTCGTTGCATTCCCCACCGTGGGGGATGCCGCTGAATGTGTCTCCAATGTCATCCAAAGTGGAATTCAATTGACCGCTATGGAACTGttagataataatatgatGCATTTGATTAACAAAGGTGGAGCTACTTCAAGAACTGACTGGATTGAAAAACCAACtgttttcttcagaatcgGGGGTCATACTCAAAAGaccattgatgatttaGTCTCAgaagtggaaaaattaGCTAAGAGTAATAAATGTCAAAATTTCGAATTCGCaaaggatgaagatgaaaaagtGGAATTATGGGAAGCTAGAAAAGTCGCCTTATGGTCAGTCTTGGATGCTGGTAGAAACACTGATCCAAAGGCAAGAGTTTGGACTACCGATGTGGCTGTACCTTTATCTCAATTACCACaaactattgaaaagacCAAGCAAGAAATGGATAAATCCAAGTTGATTAATGCTATCGTGGGTCACGTTGGTGATGGTAACTTCCAtagtttcatcatctacCGTAACGCAGACgaaagaaagaaatgtGAAAAACTAGTCGAAAATATGGTTCATAGAGCCTTAGAAGTCGAAGGGACTTGTACTGGTGAACATGGTGTCGGTATTGGGAAGAGAGAATTCATGTTGAGTGAATTAGGTCAAACTCCAGTTGATTTGATGAGAAAGGTTAAATTGGCCATCGATCCAAAGAGAATCATGAACCCCGATAAAATCTTCAAGATTGATCCTAAGGAACCATCTGATGATTACGTGTAAATTTCTGAATGCAAACGTTAAtgccaataataatacatatgtaagtaataaataaatggtCAACAAACCAATCAGTAAATAgtaaatgaagaaatgatTAATTATAATTATAAAAATAGTCATCATTCTTTCCTTCTATTAAAGAGGGGGAgttcattattgtttgaaaaaCCGGATCATGCGAAAAAGTCCGAATATTATTGGATAACCTTAAAAAAAGGGTAACGGAAACAAATAGtttaaatgaaatgaagatgaaaatttcatccttttcatCTACACCTCTTAACTAAAAGACAGCCAGAACACAAATGGTTACTTTAAAAATGTTTAAACATAACGAAGAAATGAGCCAAATACGGTACATGCCCACAAGAACTTTTGCCCCACAGGTAGTCGTCACATCAGCTTATAATTTAGGAAACAGCgacaaagaaaataaaataaatgaaaaaataagtGGTGAAAAGAGCCCATTACCCATACTTAAGTTGGAATCGAATAAGAAGGGGAAACAGTCTTCAACTTGTATTCCCAACCTCTGAATAATTGTCAAACATAAAATAATACTTAATAAATTACTTATTCTTTAGTTCCTTCCTTCCTTTCTCTATATACAATGTAATACTTTTTTagatgaatattattattattattattaatacaTGCAATGCTACATAGGGAAAATATAATGGTGGCCCCATtatttttcctcttttatATTACAACTTGAACATTTAAGTTTAACCCAGTTTTAGAAACTGTTCTATCTTTACGGGGTTGGTTTTCATTGAAGTCTGGATGGATATTGACtagtatattattatttccatcatcatattgcatcaatcttattttgttttctaaTCCATTGATATTGCCATTTTGATGTTGTATTAACTCTAAAGcttgattttctttttctttctccttCTTTGGTAATTTTTCCTCATTGGGGTTTTTACATGGTGACAAATGGTGTTGCCCTTCCCAAGTTGGATCTAATTCTGCTAAGAGTTGTAAATCTGCGTCAGAAATACGATGGATACGTTTACCATTTTTATTGCTATGtttattcttattcttatATTCAGTGGGATAATGattgaaatttggaagGTTTAGGTTAGACAAAAACATTTCCATATTTCTTAGAACAGCTTGAATGGATTCTAGCCTTTTTTCTGTACGCTCTTTTTCCTCtctttttgatatttcaagttcttctattttttcaaatattatttcattaatgttcaaatttgaattaaattcaagaagTTTTATTAGTTCAACATTTTGTAActtaattttctttaattcttcttctaacTGTTGTACCCTCTCCAAAGGTGAGCGTGTGTCTTCTAAGACATCTCGTGGATCGATATCAATACCAGCAACTTTGGTTGAACTTGTAGAAATGAAACTATCTctcttatttttcttttcactCTTAACCTCTTCATCACGATGCTtagaaattttcttttcatccttAAATGGTGTTTCTTCAACTGGAAGTTTAGTTGGCTCATCAATATCTAGATCAGTATCATCGAACACCCAATTGAACAAGGAAGCTAATGACGTAAAAAAGCTAGATTTCTCTTTCAACTTCTCTCTTTTACGCTCTGATTGCTTTCTTTTACTCAAGAAttgttttttcttattcCTTGTGTTCTTAACAATAAGCGCTGCGATATTGTCGTTATCTTTTTCTCGACCACTTGTTTTGTCATGACTCTTACAAGATTCTCTTTCCAGCTGATTTGCTTCCTTCTTAGCTATAACCTGTGGGCTAGATGGttcatttttcactttgtgagtatcaattttttccGTAATTGTTTGAGTAGTTGGAACCGCTACAacttttgatttcttttgtGTTTCTCTCTCAACTAAATTTCTTACATAGAGTTCATTTAGAATGAAGGATGTTAAGGGATATGGATTCTTATCAGGAAATTTGTCTTCACGACCCATCTTCGTAAATTCTGTCAGTTTCGAGTCTGTCAAGGTCGCCTGTGGTCTTTGTGTACTATTCTGATCTACATCATTTACCTTTTGGAGACTTGTACTGGCacatttctttatttgagAGAACTGTAACATGTTATGTGAGTCAGCCGAATCTAATCCGATAGGGAATTGTTTATTGAGGATACATTCTAATTGAGCTGGAGAAAGGGTCATGTTTTCTACCGTAAAAAAGAAGCCTCTTTTACCTTCCTCCTATAGCTGATTAAGACACTCTTGCTTGGCTTTCAATGGAGAGATGCTATGTAGGCGAGTGTGGTGATTCTTAGCTAGGGATAATTTATACCAATAAATTATTGGTAATCTTGATAGCTAATTGGATAGAGATAAAAAATAGTAAATCTCCCCTCTAACAGAATAATGTGCTGATGGATGATAGGTGAGGTGATGTCCTCTATTGATTAAGAAACTCTTGTTTGGAAAACTACTCTCTTGTTAGCGGTATATTGTATTTCTTTGTGATTTCTCGGCGCTATTGTTTACATTCTTACCGATGACCTCTTCAGCCCTTAGGGCTTTATTTGTTAGGGCAAGattctgaaaaatttgcGAAGAGTCATATTGAAAAGCTCAAAGATATGAATCACGATTGCAAACTTGTTTATAACAGAAGCAAACAATAAAAGCATCGCCTCTGATTGCCAAGTATCTTTGGATTTCGATAGATAAACAGTACACTTTTATTCGGGAAATGTCTA harbors:
- the GLT1 gene encoding glutamate synthase (NADH) (ancestral locus Anc_7.361), whose product is MQLKSDPFDLLEDSYEGGSLQTYTNNHTTKSWANVIPDKCGLYDPDYEKDACGVGFVSNIKGEQSHKIISDAKYLLVNMTHRGAVSTDGNGDGAGILTGIPHEFMQREFKLDLNIDVPERGHYAVGNVFFQKVDPNSENYEEAKENLVKNKKIFEDLTESLNMKVLGWRKVPVDSTILGSVALSREPTILQPMIVPCNSNNDNEFNEIEFKTNLYILRKEVSNTIGIENWFYACSLNNRTMVYKGQLTPSQVYNYYPDLTNAYFKSHLALVHSRFSTNTFPSWDRAQPLRWLAHNGEINTLRGNKNWMHAREGSMTSDTFKDKLEKLYPIIEEGGSDSAALDNVLELLTLNGNMSLPEAVMMMVPEAYHKDMDSDLKAWYDWAACLMEPWDGPALLTFTDGRYCGAVLDRNGLRPCRYYITSDDRVICASEVGVIPIDDTLVIEKGKLKPGDLFLADTETGELVDTKKLKLEISKKRDFKSWLSKVVKLEDLLEKTKPYVDTEFVPKDSVPSLKVQQDPRILANGYTLEQVTLLLTPMALTGKEALGSMGNDTALACLNRDPVLLYDYFRQLFAQVTNPPIDPIREANVMSLECFVGPQGNLLETHASQCERLLLKSPILFWNEFQALKNIDKAYPSWSTAEIDITFPKSDGLLGYTATIDRITKEATAAVESGNKILFISDRRLGEDRVSISSLIAVSTIHHHLIRNRSRSQVALILETAEAKEIHHFCTLLGYGCDGIFPYLVMETLVRMNREGLIRNVDDDDHETSDETLLENYKHAVDAGILKVMSKMGISTLASYKGAQIFEALGLDNSVIDLCFTGTASRIKGVTFEYIAQDAFSFHERGYPSRMSTTRSAALPEAGEYHWRDGGYKHVNDPTAIASLQDSVRNKNDASWELYVKTEMEAIKDCTLRGLLELDYDNSTAIPIEQVEPWTEIARRFASGAMSYGSISMEAHSTLAIAMNRLGAKSNCGEGGEDAERSLVSSNGDTMRSAIKQVASARFGVTSHYLSDADEIQIKVAQGAKPGEGGELPAHKVSKDIAKTRHSTPNVGLISPPPHHDIYSIEDLKQLIYDLKCANPRAGISVKLVSEVGVGIVASGVAKAKADLILVSGHDGGTGAARWTSVRYAGLPWELGLAETHQTLVLNDLRRNVVVQTDGQLRTGFDLAVAILLGAESFTLATIPLIVMGCVMLRRCHLNVCATGIATQDPYLRKKFQGQPEHVINFFYYLINDLRMIMAKLGFRTVDEMVGHSEKLRKRADANAKAFNIDLSPILTPAHEIRPGVPTIFSKKQDMKLHSRLDNKLIDEAEVTLDHGLPVKIDAQIINTDRALGATLSYRVSKKFGEEGLPKDTIVVNITGSAGQSFGAFLAPGITFILDGDANDYVGKGLSGGIIVVKPPKHAKFKSDENVIVGNTCLYGATSGTMFVAGGVGERFGVRNSGATVVVERVKGNNAFEYMTGGRAIVLSQLESLNAFSGATGGIAYCLTSDYEDFVGKINSETVSLETLQDAVEIAFVKSLIQDHYNYTKSVLAEKILNNFNHYLKKFVKVIPNDYKKVLEKEATEKSHAKKQAAEDYLKKFKALTTGPDASIDATNGEINDLMKLNNKNKTITSHKSTLAEPALVDLEDAVPDPKQLEKATEKIEKLRGFMKYQRRNQPYRPASTRVQDWKEFVKPLSKRDAKYQTARCMDCGTPFCSSDTGCPLSNVIPKFNELVFKNQWKLALDKLLETNNYPEFTGRVCPAPCEGACTLGISENPVGIKSIERIIIDNAFKEGWIVPCPPKTRTDKTIAIIGSGPAGMACADQLNKAGHNVTVFERADRCGGLLMYGIPNMKLEKSIVQRRFDILEAEGIKFVCNIEIGKDITVEQLQEQFDAVVFAIGSTIPRDINIKGRELKNIDFAMELLESNTKALLNSDLETVRKEIEGKNVIVIGGGDTGNDCLGTSVRHGAKSVINFELLPQPPNERARDNPWPQWPRVMRVDYGHSEVKEHYGNDPREFCIYAKEFIGNEAGEVCAIKTVRVEWKKSGSGVWQMVELPNSEETFECDLVLLSMGFIGPELIKHEKIIKTSKGTIQTDDDSSYHVGDNIFTAGDCRRGQSLIVWAIQEGRKCAHSIDVHLMGTTKLPSNGGIVKRDFNLLEELAAEAYA
- the PAR32 gene encoding Par32p (ancestral locus Anc_7.362); the encoded protein is MSATTIIRPPIMNNTTSHSHAHQHQHDTNNHYKVTFGRGGAGNIITSHSKPKPKLIKQGSQTPSIIQPVYSTGRGGAGNLKRNIDPKLTRRAQDVDDTDAESDIIIIKSNDSRAVSEATFKEGDDEEDFIDNEHILDELHQENEIQAVLSNMKSRLSALSGNANDHDVTIIPKLIPKATVNKADSNKLKRVKTLEKVSPPIVIGRGGAGNIISPKSSGNKQDKKSKSKTKSGKKEKGPWSSFLNIFS
- the DLD1 gene encoding D-lactate dehydrogenase (ancestral locus Anc_7.364); the encoded protein is MLLTTPMRRQLTNLVTKPSLKRLAGSSITARRLYAKPTPTSPPPPKDENGTPWLGYFFTTTIAASLGYIMATTLTFEKDKTISSLIPNPSLANAIENEARSTAPLDSLQPPNYIQDEEKIQAVLKQLQSVLGNNPENYSMHEGELNSHSDTEFNTHHPNDDQRPRIILFPHNTEEISQLLKICNENDVPVVPFSGGTSLEGHFIPTRRNCTVTIDISKYMNQIIKLNKKDLDVVVQGGVEWEELNEFLKDEGLMFGCDPGPGAQIAGCVADSCSGTNAYRYGTMKEQVVNLTVVLPDGTIVKTKGRPRKSSAGYNLNGLFTGSEGTLGIMTEVTVKCHVIPKFETVAVVAFPTVGDAAECVSNVIQSGIQLTAMELLDNNMMHLINKGGATSRTDWIEKPTVFFRIGGHTQKTIDDLVSEVEKLAKSNKCQNFEFAKDEDEKVELWEARKVALWSVLDAGRNTDPKARVWTTDVAVPLSQLPQTIEKTKQEMDKSKLINAIVGHVGDGNFHSFIIYRNADERKKCEKLVENMVHRALEVEGTCTGEHGVGIGKREFMLSELGQTPVDLMRKVKLAIDPKRIMNPDKIFKIDPKEPSDDYV
- the NCAS0A14220 gene encoding uncharacterized protein (ancestral locus Anc_7.366); translated protein: MTLSPAQLECILNKQFPIGLDSADSHNMLQFSQIKKCASTSLQKVNDVDQNSTQRPQATLTDSKLTEFTKMGREDKFPDKNPYPLTSFILNELYVRNLVERETQKKSKVVAVPTTQTITEKIDTHKVKNEPSSPQVIAKKEANQLERESCKSHDKTSGREKDNDNIAALIVKNTRNKKKQFLSKRKQSERKREKLKEKSSFFTSLASLFNWVFDDTDLDIDEPTKLPVEETPFKDEKKISKHRDEEVKSEKKNKRDSFISTSSTKVAGIDIDPRDVLEDTRSPLERVQQLEEELKKIKLQNVELIKLLEFNSNLNINEIIFEKIEELEISKREEKERTEKRLESIQAVLRNMEMFLSNLNLPNFNHYPTEYKNKNKHSNKNGKRIHRISDADLQLLAELDPTWEGQHHLSPCKNPNEEKLPKKEKEKENQALELIQHQNGNINGLENKIRLMQYDDGNNNILVNIHPDFNENQPRKDRTVSKTGLNLNVQVVI